The proteins below come from a single Rosa rugosa chromosome 2, drRosRugo1.1, whole genome shotgun sequence genomic window:
- the LOC133732076 gene encoding protein DETOXIFICATION 19-like, with translation MSENTASSDTNAAVPLLESGVHGAEGVRWWSKVLDVEEAKDQVLFSLPMILTNVFYYLITLISVMFAGHLGELELAGATLANSWAVVTGFAFMVGLSGALETLCGQGFGAKSYRMLGIYLQASSIISFLFSIIISVIWFYTEPILILLQQDPQISKSAAIYIKYLIPGLFAYGFLNNILRFLQTQSVVMPLVFLSVIPVVLHIGIAYGLVHWTALGFKGAPLAASISLWISVLMLATYVVHAKKFEHTWEGFSLESFHYVLTDLKLALPSAAMVCLEYWAFEILVLLAGLMPNSEQTTSLIAMCVNTETIAYMLTYGLSAAASTRVSNELGAGKPDRAKNAMAVTLKLSVLLGFLVVLVLALGHNIWAGFFSDSTAIIKEFASMTPFLAISIMLDSVQGVLSGVARGCGWQHLAVYVNLGTFYLIGVPIACLLGFKLTLYAKGLWIGLICGLSCQAGALMLITLRTKWTELDLTHNAA, from the exons ATGTCAGAAAACACAGCAAGTTCAGATACTAATGCAGCAGTgcccttattggagtcaggAGTTCATGGAGCTGAAGGAGTCAGGTGGTGGAGCAAAGTTTTGGATGTGGAGGAGGCGAAGGACCAGGTCTTGTTTTCGTTGCCGATGATTCTGACCAATGTTTTCTATTACTTGATCACTTTGATTTCAGTTATGTTTGCTGGTCACCTTGGTGAGCTTGAGCTTGCTGGGGCAACACTGGCCAATTCCTGGGCCGTTGTCACTGGCTTCGCTTTCATG GTTGGGTTGAGCGGAGCACTTGAGACCCTGTGTGGGCAAGGATTTGGTGCAAAGTCATACAGAATGTTGGGAATTTATCTGCAAGCCTCTTCCATCATATCTTTCCTCTTCTCTATCATCATATCTGTAATCTGGTTCTACACCGAGCCCATACTCATCTTACTCCAGCAAGATCCTCAAATTTCGAAATCTGCTGCGATTTATATCAAGTATCTGATTCCGGGATTATTTGCATATGGATTCTTGAATAACATATTGAGATTTCTTCAGACACAATCTGTTGTCATGCCATTGGTTTTTCTCTCAGTGATCCCAGTGGTTCTTCATATTGGTATTGCATACGGTTTGGTACATTGGACAGCTCTTGGGTTCAAGGGAGCTCCACTAGCAGCTTCGATTTCATTATGGATATCGGTCCTCATGCTGGCCACGTATGTTGTTCATGCTAAGAAGTTTGAGCACACATGGGAAGGATTTTCATTAGAATCATTCCATTATGTCCTAACTGACTTGAAACTTGCCCTCCCCTCTGCAGCAATGGTTTG CTTGGAGTACTGGGCTTTTGAGATTCTGGTGCTCTTGGCAGGATTAATGCCAAACTCGGAACAAACCACTTCACTAATTGCAATGTG TGTGAATACAGAAACAATTGCTTACATGCTTACATATGGCCTCAGTGCTGCAGCAAG CACAAGGGTGTCAAATGAATTGGGAGCAGGCAAACCGGACCGAGCTAAGAATGCAATGGCTGTGACTCTGAAGCTCTCTGTGCTTCTTGGTTTCTTAGTTGTTCTGGTGCTAGCACTTGGTCACAATATCTGGGCTGGCTTCTTCAGTGACAGCACTGCAATAATAAAGGAATTTGCTTCCATGACACCATTTCTTGCAATTTCAATAATGCTTGATTCAGTGCAAGGTGTCTTATCAG GTGTGGCTAGAGGATGTGGGTGGCAGCACTTGGCAGTGTATGTGAACTTGGGTACATTCTATTTGATTGGTGTGCCGATTGCATGTCTTCTTGGATTTAAGTTGACACTATATGCCAAG GGTCTGTGGATTGGTTTAATCTGTGGTCTTTCCTGTCAAGCTGGGGCACTTATGTTGATTACATTGCGCACAAAATGGACTGAATTAGATTTAACTCATAATGCAGCATAA
- the LOC133732128 gene encoding uncharacterized protein LOC133732128, with product MKFLFQCPCCSCFCFMKPKKGRAKVKATAKEAAKEEKKVEAPKEEKKEEKKE from the coding sequence ATGAAGTTCTTATTTCAGTGTCCTTGCTGCTCTTGCTTCTGCTTCATGAAGCCAAAGAAGGGCAGAGCAAAGGTGAAGGCTACAGCCAAGGAAGCAgcaaaggaagagaagaaggttGAAGCtcccaaggaagagaagaaggaagagaagaaagagtga
- the LOC133732078 gene encoding uncharacterized protein LOC133732078, translating into MSEMKSIAVVGGGQMGSGIAQLAAMHGCDAWLLDTDPSALTRANKSISHSIQRLVSKGQLTQAVGKDALGRLRYTSNLQELSSADVIIEAIVESEDVKKKLFIELDKITKSSAILASNTSSISITRLAAATSRPKQVIGMHFMNPPPIMKLVEIVRGADTSDETFNATKALAERFGKTVICSRDYAGFVVNRILMPMINEAFFTLYTGVATKEDIDVGMKLGTNHPMGPLELADFIGLDVCLSIMKVLHAGLGDSKYAPCPLLVRYVDAGRLGRKRGIGVYDYRQMPDAVKPSSKL; encoded by the exons ATGTCGGAGATGAAGTCAATTGCGGTGGTGGGCGGCGGCCAAATGGGCTCTGGTATAGCCCAACTCGCCGCCATGCACGGATGCGATGCTTGGCTCCTAGACACCGACCCTAGTGCTCTAACCAGAGCCAACAAGTCCATCTCCCACTCCATCCAGCGCCTCGTTTCCAAAGGACAACTCACTCAG GCTGTTGGTAAAGATGCTTTGGGCCGTCTGCGGTATACCTCAAACTTGCAAGAACTTTCTTCAGCAGATGTTATTATTGAAGCTATTGTGGAGTCTGAAGATGTGAAGAAAAAGCTATTTATTGAACTAGATAAGATCACAAAAAGTTCTGCCATACTGGCATCTAATACAAGTTCCATCTCCATTACTCGTCTGGCAGCAGCAACTAGCAGGCCGAAGCAG GTGATTGGCATGCATTTTATGAACCCTCCTCCTATAATGAAACTTGTTGAGATCGTGCGAGGGGCAGACACATCAGATGAGACTTTTAATGCTACAAAAGCATTGGCAGAAAG GTTTGGCAAGACAGTGATATGCTCTCGGGATTATGCTGGCTTTGTTGTAAACAGGATCCTAATGCCGATGATAAATGAAGCATTTTTTACACTCTATACTGGTGTGGCAACAAAGGAAGACATTGATGTGGGAATGAAGTTGGGAACAAATCATCCAATGGGTCCTTTAGAGCTTGCAGATTTCATTGGATTGGATGTCTGCTTATCAATCATGAAAGTTCTCCATGCTGGCCTTGGCGACAGTAAATATGCTCCCTGCCCACTTCTTGTACGGTATGTTGATGCAGGTCGACTCGGAAGAAAACGAGGTATTGGGGTATACGATTATCGTCAAATGCCTGATGCAGTAAAACCTTCTTCCAAGCTTTGA